CGATGGTTGCGATATTCTTCTTCTCTGACCGGGTTGTGTTTGACATCGTGTTCATCGTGTTTCACATGACATACCACTCAGATTTAGTATATAATAGAAAGCCACTATATGGGGTCACAATCGGTAGTCACAATTTGTGACTACAAAACGTAGAAAATCTACTTCAATGTTTGACGAAGCTCTTCCAGTGTGAATGTGTTAAGAACATCATCGGGTTCAATCCAGCCCCGACGGGCCTGAAATACACCGTATTTCATGTTATTGAGATGAGCGATTTTATGAGCGTCCGTATTAATGGCAATCTTTACTCCTATCCGTTTTGCCGCGCGAAGATTACCGGGATTCAAATCCAGACGCCTTGGGAGAGCATTTAGTTCCATTGCGACATTATTCTGTCGGGCCACTTCCAAGACTGCATCGAGATCAATCTCATAGCCAGATCGTTTCAAAAGAAGCCTCCCTGTGGGATGACCAAGCATGTGTACATGCTTGTTCTCTAGTGCTTTACAGACTCGTTGAGTCATAGTCTCCTTGTCATCTTTCATTCTGCTATGAATAGAAACCGTAACGACATCAAGCTGTTCTAAGACGTCATCCCTGATATCTAAGAGGCCCCCTTCCAGAATGTCAACTTCTGCTCCTTTCAGTACAGTTAATCCATATCGACCCGAATCATTGATTTCGTCAACCTCATCAATCCGCTTGAGAAGACGCCCTTCATCCATGCCGTTGGCTATGGCAAGGCTTTGTGTGTGGTCAGAAACACAGTAGTAATCATAGCCAATCTCGTCAGCAGCCTCCAGCATCTCGTGGATTGTATTTGAACCGTCAGACTGGTCAGTATGCGAATGGAGATCGCCTCGTACGTCTTCAAGAGTTATTAGATTGGGCAGATGATTTTCTTGGGCGGCCTCTATCTCACCCTTATCCTCTCTGAGTTCGGGGGGAATGAAGGGCAACCCCAGTTCTCCATACACGGCACGTTCGTCATCACCGGCCACTTTCACCTCATTCTGAAAGAGACCGTATTCATTCAACAGCATGTTCTTAGACTGTGCTATGGACCGCACCCGAACGTTATGATCCACGCTCCCGGTAAAGTACTGAAGACCTGCACCAAAGCTTTCTGCAGGGATTATTCGCAGATCAATCTGAAGAGCATTATCGAGGCGTACTGATGATTTCGTGGTTCCGTGAGCAATGACCTCTTGTACATACTCGAATTCAACAAAGGCATTCATAACCATTTCAG
The window above is part of the Candidatus Lokiarchaeota archaeon genome. Proteins encoded here:
- the polX gene encoding DNA polymerase/3'-5' exonuclease PolX, with amino-acid sequence MVTGMGGVCVSKNQEVAEMLKEIGLLLEIKGANKWKIRAYKRATRAITSHGEDVQSVDARGELTEIPGIGDAIAEKISSYLDSGVVPELEKLRAEIPVAVMQLEAIPGVGPKTIKLVYDELGVNDLDSMEEAARTGRIAELKGMGTKTEQQILDGIALVRSGLGRTLLADALPYAEQLIDYLKKLPEVSEIALAGSIRRKRETVHDVDILVSADDAEMVMNAFVEFEYVQEVIAHGTTKSSVRLDNALQIDLRIIPAESFGAGLQYFTGSVDHNVRVRSIAQSKNMLLNEYGLFQNEVKVAGDDERAVYGELGLPFIPPELREDKGEIEAAQENHLPNLITLEDVRGDLHSHTDQSDGSNTIHEMLEAADEIGYDYYCVSDHTQSLAIANGMDEGRLLKRIDEVDEINDSGRYGLTVLKGAEVDILEGGLLDIRDDVLEQLDVVTVSIHSRMKDDKETMTQRVCKALENKHVHMLGHPTGRLLLKRSGYEIDLDAVLEVARQNNVAMELNALPRRLDLNPGNLRAAKRIGVKIAINTDAHKIAHLNNMKYGVFQARRGWIEPDDVLNTFTLEELRQTLK